The following proteins are co-located in the Paenibacillus sp. JNUCC32 genome:
- a CDS encoding YjhG/YagF family D-xylonate dehydratase: MHEQIMSIMGEMDSSRFDIKAHAPGAAGRLPLTDNLLRNAPSGDLFGMSQNVGMGWKPGELNGKQFLILSTQGGIRNEDGSPAALGYHTGHWEVGLLMKAAAEEISSRGGIPFAGYVSDPCDGRSQGTTGMFDSLPYRNDAALVFRRLIRSLPTRKGVIGVATCDKGLPAMMLALAGMPQLPGVIVPGGVTLPPVDGEDAGKIQTIGARYVSGELSLEAAAELGCRACATPGGGCQFLGTAATAQVVAEAMGMTVPHAALAPSGQPIWIEMARQSSRALMAMESDGLRMADVVTDAAIRNAMAVHAAFGGSTNLLLHIPAIAHAAGLTVPAVQDWIQVNKHVPRLVSALPNGPIFHPTIRVFQAGGVPEVMLHLRQLGVLDESVLTVTGTTLSEVLDWWESSERRHLLRKQLKEKDGIDPDSVIMSLEYSQRLGITSTVTFPTGNIAPEGSVIKSTSIDPTVLDNHGVYRHKGRAKVFTTEREAIRAIKNGGVLAGDVVVLLGRGPSGTGMEETYQLTSALKHLSFGKYVSLITDARFSGVSTGACIGHVGPEALAGGPIGKLRNGDLIDIVVDRNTLEGSMNFVGEGEIEVSPEEGALILAQRPFHPDMRPDEALPDDTRLWAALQSVSGGTWRGNVYDVERIITALEAGKKALGWH; this comes from the coding sequence ATGCACGAACAGATTATGTCGATAATGGGAGAGATGGACTCAAGCCGTTTCGATATTAAAGCACATGCTCCGGGGGCGGCGGGACGGCTGCCTTTAACGGATAACTTGCTGCGGAACGCTCCGAGCGGCGACTTGTTCGGCATGTCCCAGAATGTCGGAATGGGCTGGAAGCCCGGGGAATTGAACGGAAAACAGTTTCTGATCCTGAGCACCCAGGGCGGAATTCGCAATGAGGACGGCAGTCCTGCAGCCCTCGGCTATCATACGGGCCATTGGGAGGTCGGCCTGCTGATGAAGGCTGCGGCGGAAGAGATATCAAGCCGCGGAGGGATCCCGTTTGCCGGATATGTCAGCGACCCTTGCGACGGCAGATCACAGGGAACGACAGGCATGTTTGACTCGCTGCCGTACCGAAACGATGCCGCTCTCGTGTTCCGCAGATTGATTCGCTCCCTACCGACGCGCAAAGGCGTGATCGGCGTCGCCACTTGTGACAAAGGTCTGCCGGCGATGATGCTTGCGCTTGCAGGCATGCCGCAGCTGCCAGGTGTTATCGTTCCCGGGGGCGTCACCCTTCCGCCTGTCGATGGAGAGGACGCCGGCAAAATTCAGACGATCGGCGCACGGTACGTCAGCGGCGAGCTCTCCCTGGAAGCGGCGGCGGAGCTCGGCTGCCGGGCATGTGCTACACCGGGGGGAGGCTGCCAGTTCCTGGGCACGGCGGCAACGGCCCAGGTCGTCGCCGAGGCGATGGGCATGACGGTGCCGCATGCCGCACTTGCACCTTCCGGGCAGCCGATCTGGATCGAAATGGCGCGCCAATCCTCACGCGCACTGATGGCGATGGAGTCCGATGGGCTGAGAATGGCGGACGTTGTCACCGATGCGGCGATTCGCAATGCGATGGCTGTTCATGCCGCATTCGGCGGCTCTACCAACCTGCTGCTGCACATTCCCGCCATTGCCCATGCAGCCGGTTTAACCGTGCCTGCGGTGCAGGACTGGATCCAGGTCAACAAACATGTGCCGAGACTGGTCAGCGCCCTGCCGAACGGCCCGATCTTCCACCCGACCATTCGAGTGTTTCAGGCTGGAGGCGTGCCCGAAGTGATGCTTCACCTCAGGCAGCTTGGCGTACTGGATGAGTCCGTGCTTACCGTAACAGGTACGACGCTGAGCGAGGTTCTCGACTGGTGGGAATCGTCGGAACGCCGTCATCTGCTGCGGAAGCAGCTGAAGGAGAAGGACGGGATAGATCCGGACAGTGTCATTATGAGCCTTGAGTACTCGCAGCGACTTGGCATTACCTCTACCGTGACATTTCCAACAGGGAATATCGCTCCGGAGGGCTCTGTGATCAAATCCACATCGATCGACCCTACGGTACTGGATAACCATGGCGTGTATCGTCACAAAGGAAGAGCAAAAGTGTTTACAACCGAACGCGAAGCGATCCGTGCAATTAAGAACGGCGGTGTTCTGGCAGGCGACGTCGTCGTACTTCTCGGGCGGGGGCCGTCAGGGACCGGGATGGAGGAGACTTACCAACTTACGTCTGCGCTGAAGCATTTGTCTTTCGGCAAATACGTATCGCTCATTACCGATGCCCGGTTTTCCGGTGTTTCCACCGGGGCGTGCATTGGCCACGTTGGCCCCGAAGCACTGGCAGGCGGGCCGATCGGCAAGCTTCGGAACGGTGACTTGATCGATATCGTCGTGGATCGCAACACGCTGGAAGGCAGCATGAACTTTGTCGGCGAAGGGGAAATCGAGGTTTCGCCGGAGGAGGGAGCTCTCATCCTGGCACAGAGGCCCTTCCATCCGGATATGCGGCCGGATGAAGCTCTGCCGGATGACACCAGGCTGTGGGCTGCGCTGCAGTCCGTCAGCGGAGGGACATGGAGAGGGAATGTGTACGACGTGGAACGGATCATAACCGCTCTGGAAGCCGGCAAAAAAGCACTGGGCTGGCACTGA
- a CDS encoding glycoside hydrolase family 43 protein has translation MNMITNPVLRGFHPDPSICRAGEDYYIATSTFEWFPGVRIHHSRDLVHWKPIQSPLTRTSQLHMEGNIDSGGVWAPCLSYDNGVFYLIYTDVKSRIGAFKDTHNYLVTATDIEGPWSEPVYLNSSGFDPSLFHDEDGRKWLVNMIWDHRKGKNRFSGIVLQEYSVQEQKLIGPAVNIFKGTELGLTEAPHLYKYKDFFYLITAEGGTGYEHAVTVARSRMLQGPYEVDPANPILTSYGRPDLMLQKAGHGSLVETHTGEWYLAHLVGRPVKGQFCTLGRETALQQCTWSEDGWLRLANGDRYPEVQVPAPKIKPHPFEPVPEMDHFDQPMLRSDWDTLRIPPDPTWLRLTERPGYLRLRGMESMSSTHRQSMVARRLQAFACEAETCLEFAPDHPQQMAGLILYYDTKDYLYLRVTYHEEKGLCLGIIQSRYGVYDELLEDIPLKSVNGIRLKVVVDHDRACFYYALQDDPSWHPAGGWFDITHLSDESPEYIRFTGTYIGLCVQDLGGTRKHADFDYFVYKEM, from the coding sequence ATGAATATGATCACAAACCCCGTTCTTCGCGGTTTTCATCCCGATCCGTCCATATGCCGGGCGGGGGAGGATTATTATATCGCCACGTCCACCTTCGAATGGTTCCCGGGCGTACGGATTCACCATTCCCGGGACCTGGTTCATTGGAAGCCGATACAATCTCCGCTTACCCGGACATCGCAGCTGCATATGGAAGGCAACATCGATTCCGGAGGAGTATGGGCTCCCTGCCTTAGCTATGACAACGGCGTGTTTTACCTGATTTACACGGATGTCAAAAGCCGGATCGGCGCTTTTAAAGATACCCATAATTATCTTGTGACGGCAACGGATATCGAAGGCCCGTGGTCCGAGCCGGTGTATTTGAACAGCAGCGGATTCGATCCATCCTTATTCCATGATGAGGACGGACGCAAGTGGCTGGTCAATATGATTTGGGATCACCGTAAGGGAAAGAATCGGTTCTCGGGCATCGTGCTCCAGGAATATTCCGTTCAGGAACAAAAACTGATCGGGCCCGCCGTGAACATATTCAAAGGCACGGAATTAGGGCTGACGGAAGCGCCGCATCTGTACAAATATAAGGATTTTTTTTATTTAATAACGGCTGAAGGGGGAACCGGTTACGAGCATGCGGTGACGGTAGCACGCTCCCGCATGTTACAGGGCCCTTATGAGGTCGATCCTGCCAATCCGATCCTTACTTCATACGGCAGGCCGGATTTAATGCTCCAGAAGGCCGGTCACGGCAGTCTCGTCGAGACGCACACCGGCGAATGGTACTTGGCCCACCTGGTCGGCCGGCCCGTCAAAGGACAATTTTGCACGCTTGGCCGTGAGACGGCGCTGCAGCAGTGCACTTGGAGCGAGGACGGCTGGCTGCGGCTTGCGAACGGTGACCGATATCCCGAGGTTCAGGTGCCTGCACCGAAAATCAAGCCGCACCCTTTTGAACCGGTACCGGAGATGGACCACTTTGATCAACCCATGCTCCGGAGCGATTGGGATACGCTTCGTATTCCGCCGGATCCGACGTGGCTGAGACTTACGGAACGTCCCGGTTACTTGCGCCTGCGCGGCATGGAGTCGATGAGCTCGACGCACAGGCAGAGCATGGTCGCCCGAAGACTGCAGGCTTTTGCGTGCGAAGCCGAGACTTGTCTGGAGTTTGCACCGGACCATCCGCAGCAAATGGCAGGGCTGATTCTGTATTACGATACGAAAGACTATCTTTATTTACGGGTAACTTATCATGAAGAGAAAGGATTGTGCCTGGGAATCATTCAGTCCAGATACGGGGTTTACGATGAGCTGCTGGAGGATATTCCGCTGAAATCGGTGAACGGAATCCGGTTAAAGGTTGTGGTTGATCATGACCGTGCCTGCTTCTACTATGCGTTACAGGATGATCCGTCCTGGCACCCGGCAGGCGGATGGTTCGATATCACGCATCTGTCGGATGAATCTCCTGAATATATCCGGTTTACGGGAACCTACATCGGTCTTTGCGTGCAGGATCTTGGCGGGACCCGCAAACACGCTGATTTTGATTATTTTGTATATAAAGAAATGTGA
- a CDS encoding alpha-N-arabinofuranosidase has product MALLFIDSGRKYGKINKNVYGHFSEHLGRGIYGSIYVDENSPIPNIRGIRTDVVEALRHIRVPVLRWPGGCFAEYYNWKDGVGAERKRIVNAGWGGVVEDNSFGTHEFLDLCEQIGCSAYIAANVGSGTPREMSEWIEYMTFDGDSPMANWRRQNGRHEPWKVEYVGIGNENWGCGGHMRPEYYADVYKQFNTYVRNYGNHRIFRVACGADGNDYAWTETLMREAGTNMDGLSLHYYTMPGYYKSDEYPEERKGPALEFDKATYYRTLRRALYMDELITRHKHVMDRYDPKGKVSIIIDEWGTWHEAEPGTHPAFLFQQNAMRDAIVAGVSLNIFNAHSDRVQMANLAQLVNVLQSVILTEGEDMVLTPTYHVFDLYKGHQDSTRIESYIQPQLTGTTEAEVPALHVSASKRADGRVHATVVNLSADESQQLLCVLDGQAFSSAEVRYISGTMTSHNAFGRPPQVEIKKMPVIPIKDNRLDMHLPACCVAEIVLS; this is encoded by the coding sequence ATGGCGTTACTGTTCATCGATTCAGGGCGGAAGTACGGAAAAATCAACAAAAATGTTTACGGGCATTTTTCAGAGCATTTGGGACGAGGTATTTATGGCAGCATTTATGTCGACGAAAACAGCCCCATTCCCAATATCCGCGGGATACGCACCGACGTTGTCGAGGCATTGCGGCATATCCGGGTGCCGGTGCTGCGCTGGCCCGGCGGATGCTTCGCTGAATATTACAATTGGAAAGACGGCGTAGGTGCTGAGCGCAAGCGCATCGTGAATGCAGGCTGGGGCGGCGTCGTGGAGGACAATTCATTCGGCACCCACGAGTTTTTGGATCTATGCGAGCAGATCGGCTGCTCGGCTTATATCGCCGCCAACGTCGGATCCGGTACCCCTAGAGAAATGAGCGAATGGATTGAATACATGACCTTTGACGGAGACTCGCCAATGGCGAACTGGAGGCGCCAGAACGGCAGGCACGAGCCGTGGAAGGTTGAATATGTCGGCATCGGAAATGAGAATTGGGGATGCGGCGGGCACATGCGGCCGGAATATTATGCCGATGTGTACAAGCAATTCAACACTTATGTTCGCAATTACGGCAATCATCGGATTTTCAGGGTTGCTTGCGGTGCCGACGGCAACGATTATGCCTGGACGGAAACCTTGATGCGCGAAGCGGGCACAAATATGGATGGATTGTCTCTGCATTACTACACCATGCCGGGATATTACAAATCTGACGAATATCCCGAGGAGCGCAAAGGTCCGGCTCTGGAGTTCGACAAGGCGACCTATTATCGCACCCTGCGCCGAGCGTTGTATATGGATGAATTAATTACCCGGCATAAACATGTCATGGATCGCTACGACCCCAAAGGGAAGGTGTCGATCATTATCGACGAGTGGGGAACCTGGCACGAGGCGGAGCCTGGGACTCACCCGGCATTCTTGTTTCAGCAAAATGCGATGCGAGACGCCATTGTCGCCGGAGTGTCCCTGAATATATTTAACGCCCACAGCGACCGGGTTCAGATGGCCAATCTGGCACAGCTGGTCAATGTGCTCCAATCGGTCATCCTGACGGAAGGCGAGGATATGGTGCTCACACCGACGTACCATGTATTCGATCTCTATAAAGGGCATCAAGATTCGACACGGATCGAAAGCTATATACAACCGCAGCTGACGGGGACAACCGAAGCCGAGGTGCCGGCTCTGCACGTCAGCGCATCGAAACGGGCGGACGGCCGCGTTCACGCGACAGTAGTGAACTTGTCCGCAGATGAGTCCCAGCAGCTCCTTTGCGTGTTAGATGGCCAAGCGTTTTCCTCTGCCGAAGTTCGTTACATTTCTGGGACCATGACGAGCCACAACGCGTTCGGACGTCCCCCGCAAGTCGAAATAAAAAAGATGCCGGTTATTCCAATTAAGGACAACCGTTTGGATATGCACCTTCCCGCCTGCTGCGTTGCTGAAATCGTGTTGTCTTAA